The genome window CCTTCTTCGTGAATAAGAGTATCAATTTCTAACCCTTGTATTTCTGAAAAATGGTAAATATCATCAATCAACCCGTCAAATTCGTTGACACCTGCAATTGAATACCCTTGCCCCCCACCAATTGAACGCCCAGAACGACCCACAGGAGGTTCTAAAGGATAATCGGGATCAGGATTTTTTTGCACTAAATAAAACTCAATCTCTGGTGCTACAATCGGCTTCAACCCCATTTGGGTGTAAGAATTAACTACTGTCCGTAGAACATTGCGTGGTGTATACTCAACAGCTTGCCCATCTTGATAAACAAGATCACAAATCACTTGTGCAGTGGGAGCACCTTCCCACGGCACGATACTTAATGTGGAAAGATCCGGTTCAAGACGCAAATCACCATCTGTTTTAGGATATTCAAAACCATTACCATCTTCTGGATAATCGCCTGAAATTGTTGTCATAAAAACAGCTGAAGGTAACGCTAAAGATGCATCTGACGTAAATTTCTTAGAAAGCATCATTTTGCCACGCGCAACTCCCGCTTGATCGGGTGTGATACATTCAATATCCTCTACCCCTCGAAACGCAAGCCACTGGGAAACTTGCTCCCAATTGTTAACACCGCGCAAGCTTTTCAGAAAATTAGAAACAGGCTTTGATTTTTCACGTCTTACTTTTTCGCTACGTTTGATAGCCATCAGATACCAACAAAATAATTTTAGATCCCCTGATTATGGCATCACTTCATGCATTGATGCTACAAAAAAATGCTTACCCACTTAATTTTAAGAGCACGGAGACCTTATACCAGGTAAAAAGCACCTACTATCTCTAAAAAATTCTCCCCCAAGAAAACTGGTACGGTTGGTAGGATTTGAACCTACGACCTCTGGTGCCACAAACCAGCGCTCTAACCAGCTGAGCTACAACCGCATAACAAATACCGAATTCCTACCTCGTGTGACATACGGAAGATCACAAAAGTTTGCAAGCCCCCTTTGAAAAATCCTACATTTTTTTTACAAAATAACAGATGCCTCTAAAAAGGAAGTGTGTATTTTGCCCATTTTTCAACAGATTGATCCCGATAATCCCGTATAGTATTGGCACCATCTCGCTGCATAATTTGCAAAACATCTTTCATGATGTCCGTAGCAAGGCCAGGCCCTTCATATACCATTGCAGTATACAATTGGATCAAATCGGCGCCAGCCTTAATTTTTTCCAAAGCTGTCTGCGCATCCCTTACACCACCAACACCAATGATCGCAATATCCTTACCCATTTTTTGACGCATTTTCGCAAGAACAATTGTAGAAAGTTCAAATAATGGACGTCCGGATAATCCCCCTACTTCATCCACTGATACACTTTTCTTGAGTCCTTTGCGAAGACAGGTTGTATTAGAAATAATTAAACCATCAAAATCGGACGAGCTTAACTCCTCTGCTACATCATCCAGTTCATTTTCTGCCAAATCAGGGGCAATCTTTAAAAAGATTGGAACAGAAAATCCGTACTTTTCTCTATTTACATTACGCTCTTGCGAAAGAGCTCTAATCAAAAGACGCAAACTATCCCGTGACTGTAAATCACGTAAACCCGGTGTATTAGGGGAAGAAATATTAACTGCAAAATAATCCGCAACATCGTAAAAATACGTGATACCCGCAGTATAATCACCAATCTTATTGACTGTATCTTTATTAGCACCAATATTGATTCCAACAACACCAAGCCTCTTACTTGCATGAATTCTACGGTAAACAGCCTCATGACCGTTATTATTGAAGCCCATTCTGTTAATAATAGCCTCATTTTCTACCAACCGAAAAAGACGCGGTTTTGGATTACCAGCCTGTGGTTTGGGTGTAACAGTACCCACTTCTGTGAAACCAAACCCTAAACCTAAAGCAGCATCAATCACCTCTGCATTCTTATCAAACCCAGCAGAAAGACCAATAAAATTCTCAAAATTAAGGTTCGTAACCACTACAGATAAGCGTTTATCAACAATCTTTTGAAAACGGCCTAATCCACTTTTTAACCCCAAAATAGCTAAACGGTGTGCACCTTCCGGATCTAACATAAATAAAGCAGAACGACCAATACGGTGAAAAAAACTCACAAATTTTCCTCTAAAAATGAAAAAGATCTCTTTTATCTCAATTCAGTTACCTATCACCGAAAGGCTGTGTTAAACAATCAGAAAAATTAAACGAAGACCCTCAGTATAGGCAACCTCCAAAGAATTTTAGATAAATAAATTTTTACCATACGAGCTAGAAATGAGTCAGGATACTCTTTTTACTCTTTCAAATTCCACAGGATTTTACCTCATAAATGGGATACAGTAAACATTGACATCAGGCCTATTATTATTAGAATCACATATATTCTAGCTAAGGAACATCGGCGTGCGTGCTGTATTCTCTTTTAAAATTTAGAATCGCCCTTTTCTTTTCCTTCAAAAACGATAGTTAAGGACTATCATGCAGTGTTCGCATACATATAAATTGGAAAAATACCATGCTTAAAGAATTTAAAGAATTTGCCTTAAAAGGAAATATGATTGATCTAGCGATTGGTGTTATTATAGGAAGTGCTTTCGGTAGCTTAGTTAATTCAATCGTCAATGATATTTTTATGCCAGTTATTGGGCTTATTACAGGAGGTATTGACTTTTCAAACATGTTTTTCCAACTCGCGGGTGAAAAGAAAATGACCCTGAATGCTGCAAAAGAAGCAGGAGCAACCATCAGCTATGGAAACTTTATAACTCTGCTCATTAATTTTCTGATAATATCCTGGATTCTCTTCTGCTTTGCTAAAGTCATAAACAAAATACACCAGAAGCAAGAAGCCACAAAAAAACAAAAAGAAATATCTCGTGAAGAACAACTTTTATCTGAAATCAGGGATCTTCTAGCTCAAAAAAACAAATAGAAAGTTTCTGCCAACTTCTTGTACAAACCGATAGCTCTGCACTAATTCTGATAATCGGTGTGCTGTGAGTTTTTTGATGTTTTCATATATCGCATTTGCAACGAAGAAGCTCTTCTGTATTGCGCCAAATTGTGGGAGTTTTTATAGATAGCCCCACTAACTAAACATAATATCTTACTCCATTCAATGTAACAAATTTGTTCCAAAATCATCAATGATGAGTAATTTTACCCAACACAAAACAGATATTCGTAGCAAAAAAAGATTTCTACTGCTCCTATTTATTAATTGCTATCATCACACAAAATTGTCCGCTTTCCCACATGATTAGCGGCTCCTACGATGCCTTCTTCTTCCATCCTCTCAACAAGAGAAGCAGCTTTATTATAGCCAATCGAAAGACGACGTTGTATATAAGACGTTGAGCATTTTTTATCACGCATTACAATTTGAATGGCCTGTGTATAAAGCCTTTCATTATCATCGCTAAGATTTCCTGTTTCAGAAGTTTCTACACTAAGCTGAGTATCTTCTACATCACTTCCATCATTGTCATCACTTGTTACTGTTGCTAAATAATCTGGCTTTCCTTGCATTTTAAGATGAGCGACAACAGCCTCAACTTCATTATCCGAAACAAATGGCCCATGAACACGCACAATTCTCCCTCCACCAGCCATGTAAAGCATATCCCCCTGTCCTAGAAGTGTTTCAGCACCTTGTTCTCCCAAAATTGTCCGGCTATCAATCTTTGATGTCACCTGAAAAGAAATACGTGTAGGAAAATTTGCCTTAATTGTACCTGTAATCACATCAACAGAGGGACGCTGTGTTGCCATAATCAGATGAATACCTGCAGCACGCGCCATCTGTGCTAAACGCTGAATGGCACCTTCAATTTCCTTACCAGCAACCATCATAAGATCAGCCATTTCATCAACAATAATCACAATATAAGGCAACTGCTCCAAATCTATCGCTTCTTCATGATAAAGCATTTTCCCACTTTCTTTATCAAATCCAGATTGCACAGTGCATGTGATTGTTTCACCCTTTTCTACAGCATGCGCAATCCGAGCATTAAAACCATCAATATTGCGTACACCTAATTTAGCCATTTTGTGATAACGCTCTTCCATCTCACGTACAGCCCATTTTAAAGCTGTGACAGCCTTTTTGGGATCGGTTACAACGGGTGTTAAAAGATGCGGAATTCCATCATAAACAGAAAGTTCTAACATCTTAGGGTCGATCATAATTAAACGACACTGCTCTGGAGTCATACGATATAAAATCGATAAAATCATCGTGTTAATAGCAACTGATTTACCTGATCCTGTTGTTCCTGCAACCAACAAATGAGGCATTTTTACCAATTCTGCAATGACAGCTTCACCATTAATTCCCTTTCCCAAGGCAAGAGCCAACTTAAACTGGCTATCGCAAAAGGTGCCTGATTGAATTAATTCCCGTAAATAAACAATCTCACGAATCTCATTCGGTAGCTCAATTCCAATGACATTACGTCCCGGAATCACAGCAACACGTGCAGAAATAGCAGACATAGAACGAGCAATATCATCAGAGAGACCTATAACTCGCGATGATTTCACTCCAGCCGCAGGTTCAAATTCATACATAGTTACTACTGGACCTGGATGAACATGAATAATCTCACCTTTAATGCCAAAATCTTCCAAAACAGTTTCTAAAAGTCCGGCACTCTGCTCTAATGCTTCTTCAGAAATTATTGTTTCATCTTGAAACATAGGTTCTCTTAGTAAATTTACTGAAGGAATCTCGTAAGAATTGTAACTTGCAGATTGTATGCCTAATGCAAAAGCAGAACCACTGCACTGAGATGAGGTATCAATAGCTTGTAATGCACCCTCTTCTTTCATCGTAGAAAGAGCGCCTGCACCTTTTTTTGCACTCTTTATCGCCTCACAAAAAACATTCATACCCTTATCAATAACAATACTCTCTATCTCATTAACTTCACCGATAACCGTATCGATAGTGGATGATTTTTGAGATAGTTCAAAATCCTCATCATCTCCAGAAATAGATTTTGTATTTTGCGTTTGAATTCCTCTAAAGAATTTATCTTTCATAAAATGTGCATCAAAAATATCTGACGTAACTGCATTACTAGAATGAGGAAAGCGGCATTTGAGTATCCTATATAAGGTAGTAATCGATGCATCATAAACAGAAAAATTATCTAATGAGACCTTATTCTCCGCAGAATTAACCGACATCTCTACCCTCTGCGTAACCAATATGTTCTCTTCCTCTTGTATAATAGATTCGTACTCGAAAAATGCATCATCTGAGAGATAACAAAAAAGTATAGTCTTTTGCTTTACATCTCTTTCTTGCACTATGGGTGCATATTTCTCCGAGTAACCATTAGTAACCTCGCTAACAGTCTGTTGTATAGATTGCCCAAGGGCCGCTGAATAATTAAATGATACGTTGTGATTAATTGATTGGATACTATCTTCCTCTTGTACCAAAGGAGACTGTGCTATTTCTTTGTCAGGAGGCACTTGTTTCTCAAATCTCTGTAATTTTTTCCGTGAAAAGGATTCGAATTGCTTTGAAAAAATTGGATCAGTTTGTATACGACGACGCAAAATTTCTACTTCTGGGGTACGAGTAAAGCGCACATTCTCTCCAAGAGCGAATGCCTTCCGCCAAACTGTTGGATAAGAGAACATCCCTAACGTACTGTCAGAAGAATTCTCTTCCAGTGCATATTCTGTATTCTTGTTAGCTTCAAGAGAAGTAGATACAGATTGTGTTTTTAAATGACGCATGGTACCTAACAAAATCACGATAATAACAACAAAGTCTTCTTAAAAAGAGAAGATTAAAGTCTTTACATCACGAAAGTTAACAACCCTTTTCCAACAATTTACCTTCAACAAAAATAGTACGTAATCTTCGTAAATTTTTTGTAGTGAAACCAGTAAACGAACTAAATGATAAAAATTCAATTTTAACTTCCTGGCGTATAAGCTCCGTAAAAAAATAATTTGTTGGCTGTATTTAATTACATATCTTCTAATCATAAATTTTCAGAAAATATCTTTGATAAAATTTTCCGCTTTACAGACTGTAATGATGCATACAATATTAGCTGTTTTAATATTTTTGTAGATATTAACCGGGAATTCAATTTTATTTACCATAAATAGCAACAGTCTTACTACAAACTAAAGATACCTGAAGTAGGAAGTAAACCATGCTTGATAAACGACAATTTTATATTAATGGTACCTGGGATAATCCAAGCATCGTACATGATCTACATGTCATAAATCCGTCAACGGAAGAAGCCTACGCGGTAATTAGTATTGCTAATACTGACGACATCAACAGGGCAATTACTGCTGCTAAAGAGGCATTTCAAAACTGGAAAATGACCTCCCCACAACAACGTCTTGCTTTCGTTGAAAAAATTTTAAAAATCTACGAAAAACGCTCCGAAGATATGGCCAAAACCATTTCAAAGGAAATGGGGGCACCCATTGATATGGCGCGTAATGCACAAACAGTAGCCGGTCGCAATAATATTCATGATTTTATTAACATTTTCAAAAACTTTTCTTTCCAAAAACCTTTAGTGCAAAACAATGAGAACGCTATCCTTCAATATAGTCCTATTGGTGTCGTAGGGTTAATTACACCATGGAACTGGCCCATTCACCAAATAACTCTTAAAGTTATTCCTGCATTATTAGCAGGATGCACCATGGTTTTAAAACCATCTGAATTGGCTCCCCTTTCTGCGATGCTCTTTTCTGAAATCTTAGATGAAGCAAATTTACCTGCTGGTGTTTTCAATCTGATTAATGGAGACGGAAGCAATGTAGGATCCTATCTGTCTTCTCACCCAGATCTAGAAATGATTAGCTTTACCGGCTCAACAAAAGCAGGAAAAGCTGTTTCCAAAAATGCAAGTAATACTCTAAAAAAGGTCTGTTTAGAATTAGGAGGTAAGGGTGCAAATATCATATTTGCTGATGCAGATACCGACGCAATCCAACACGGCACCCACCACTGCTTCAACAATAGCGGACAAAGTTGCAACGCACCAACACGCATGCTCGTGGAGAACTCGATCTACCACGAAGCTATAAAAATTGCAAAAAATATTGCTGAAAGAACAAATGTAGGACCAAATCACCAACCAGGAAACCATATCGGCCCTGTCATATCAAAACAGCAATATGACAAAATTCAGACTCTTATTCAATCCGGAATTGATGAAGGAGCAATGCTCATTACAGGTGGAACGGGATTACCTGCAAACATACAGCGCGGCTACTATGTTCGCCCAACAATTTTTGCTGATGTTAAGCCACATATGCGCATTTTTAGAGAAGAGATATTCGGTCCAGTCCTTTCAATTCTACCTTTTTATACAGAAGAGGAAGCCGTAACTCTAGCTAATGACACAGAATATGGCCTTACAAACTATATACAGTCACAAGATCGAAGAAAATGTCAGCGTGTTGCTGCACAACTACACTCTGGTATGATTGAAATTAACGGGCATGACCTGCCTATGGGTAGCTACTTTGGAGGCATCAAATCTTCTGGACGTGCACGTGAGGGAGGGACATGGGGAATTGAAGAATTCTTAGAAACCAAAGCCATTTCATATTGGTAAAATTTCACCAACAAAACCTTAACAATAGGATTGTGACGTGATACAAAAAATAACAGACGAAGATGCTCTCGGACAACGAGTTGATCAGTGGCTTACCCGGAATATTCAAAGTGAATTATCACGCTCACGCTTACAGAGCTTGATCCGAGAAGGTCATCTAAAAATTAATGGGCAGCCCACGAGAGAACCAAAAACAAAACTTAGACCAAGCCAACTTATTGAACTAACGATACCCGTACTCTGCAATCAACACCCAGAAGGCGAAAACATTGCCCTCGATATTTTATTTGAAGATCACCATATAATTGTTGTCAATAAACCTGCTGGGCTCGTTGTTCATCCAGGCCACGGCAATTGGACAGGAACGTTAGTTAATGCCCTTATTTACCATTGTGGCAATAGTTTATCTGGTATTGGTGGTGTTAAACGCCCCGGTATTGTCCATCGTTTAGATAAAAATACAAGTGGAGTTATGGTAGTTGCTAAAAACGATCTTGCTCATAGGAATCTCTGTACCCAATTTGCTGATCATGGTCGAACGAATGCATTAAATCGTTGCTATCATGCCTTAATCTGGGGCTCTCTAAATCGCAATACTGGAACTATCGACGCTCCTATCGGTCGTTCTTTCCATGACCGAATAAAACAGGCTGTCATTCACAACCATAATGCTTATGCTCGCCATGCTATAACACATTTTTCTGTCCTCGAGAAATACGGTATTGACACCGACACAAAATCCTTAGTTAGCCTTCTGGAATGTCGTTTGGAAACTGGACGGACACACCAAATTCGTGTTCATATGGCTCATATTGGACATCCACTTGTCGGCGACACCGTCTATGGAAATGCCTTTAAGACAAAATCAAACAAATTGAACCTTGCAGTAAAGCAAATTGTAGATAAATTCGACAGACACGCACTCCACGCCGCTAGTCTTACTTTTGAACATCCTGCTCAAGGTAATATCATGTCCTTTTCTGTTCCACTGCCCCAAGATATGGCAATACTTATTGAGAATCTAAAAAAACTTGACCAAAACTTTTTGTGATGCTCGTCACAGAATATTTTTTGAATAAAATTTTAAATTATGGTAGTGATAAGTAAGAAAAAGATACCTATATAACATCTAGGATTGAATTTGCCTTATGAGGGAATTCTTGAGAAAGGAAGGTGCTATATGGCCTATGTTAGTTTACCATCTATGACAGCTGGAGATGGGGGGATAAGCCGTTATTTAGAAGAAATTCGTCGTTTCCCAATGCTAAAGCCAAAAGAAGAATATATGCTAGCGAAACGCTATCAGAAGTATAATGATTTGAAAGCCGCACACAGATTGGTAACCAGTCACCTACGCCTTGTAGCTAAGATTGCAATAGGATATCGGGGGTACGGTCTGCCTATTGGGGAGGTTATTTCAGAAGGAAATATCGGGTTGATGCAAGCAGTGAAGCGTTTTGAGCCAGAACGTGGTTTTCGCCTTGCAACCTATGCAATGTGGTGGATAAAAGCTTCAATTCAGGAGTATGTTCTGAGATCTTGGAGTTTAGTAAAAGTAGGAACAACTTCTAATCAAAAGCGCTTGTTCTTTAATCTACGTAAATTAAAAAGCAAACTTCAAGCTTTTGATAATAGTGATCTTAATGCAGAACAAGTTAAGAAAATTGCAACCAAGTTGAATGTGACAGAAGATGAAGTCGTATCTATGAATCATCGACTCAGTGGTGATGTATCTCTCAATACACCATTGCGTACAGGTGATGATGAGCGTGGCGAATGGCAAAATTTGCTAATTGACGACGCAAACAGTCAAGAGCAGGTTTTAATTGAGCAAGATGAACACAACAAACGTCGCTCCGTGTTAATGAGTGCTATGAATATTTTGAACGAACGTGAACGGCGTATATTTCAAGCACGTCGATTAAGTGATCCCACGTTAACGCTAGAAGATCTTTCTGCTGAGTTTAACATAAGCCGTGAACGTGTAAGACAAATTGAAATGCGTGCATTTGAAAAAGTGCAAAATTTTATCAAAGCTTCTTTTTTATCTACCCCAAAATTGCGTCATGCCAAACTGCACCATGAAGGAGCAAATGCGCATATTTAATATATATCTAGAGCTTTCCCCTCCTCTATAAATTTAAGGACCAACAGGTGGGGAGACTGTTCCAGTGGGTGGGATGCTCTTTGTCTTGCCGATGTCAGCATCTTTCTTTATCGAATCGAGTTCCTTTGGTTGATTATCTTGTGTGAACCACTTCCCAATAACTTCATTAAAAATTTTCTTTCCGGTTCTCCCTTTCGAAAAAATGAGTTCGTTTGTACGACCGTTTTTATCATCCATAATCAAATGGATCCAATCTAATTGACGCATCAACTGTAAATTACGGTTAAGAAATGGATGATGGCCACTTAACGCAATAAGAAAAAAATTATCATCAACCTTAGCAATGGAAGTCTTGGTTAGAGCTTGACCAGCAGATTGTTCACTTACTTTAAAAGTTAAAGCCTTAATATTGCTTATAGCTTGACCTAAAAATTTATCAGACGTAATGAAAATGAGATCCATAATATATGCTGCAGGTAGAGAAGAATCTACATTGCGGTGTAGCACCAGTCGTAATGAAACCCCTTCATCAGGAATTTTCATATCACCTCGTATAGCCAATTCTTCTGACTTACCTTCAGTAGCATCCCCCCTTATGAGAGACCACTGCACTTCCCCTGTTACTACATTTTCTGTCTCATAATCTGTCCGCATTTGATACAACACAGCTTCACCTGCATACTCAACAGCTTCCATCTCAGAGGTAGTAATTGCCAAGACTTCTTCGTCATTCAGGATTTTTGTATCCTTAGCAAATCCTGCATCAATTTCACTTCCATCTTCTAATAAACGTTGAGTTAATTTTCGATCAACATAAGCTTCTGTTGCTGATACATCAGAAGTGTAAATATTAAATTCTTGCAATGAATGATCTTTCAGCACGAATATACGTTTACTAATCAGGAAAATACTAATTAAAAAAATGGTAAAACTAATAAAAGAAAAAATGCCCACTAAAATGCGTTTTTTTAGAGATGATCTATTGGCACGCCGCAAAGCTTGAGAAAAAATATGTGAAACAATATGAACATTATCCCCTGCTACAGAAGAAATTCTGGAATTCTTAACTATTCTCTCCTCAAGATCCCAATCCATCTCACATATGAGATTGCCCATATTAACAAATTCTGCATCTGGCACGGTGATCATTTCAGAAGATGTGTATGATTCTCCGTTTTTGTTTGCGTCAACGACAGATATTTTCCGTTCTCTCTCCGTTCCCAAAACTGAAATAGAATCGCTTTGTGAAGATACAAAATCTCGTTCAATCCTGTCACCCTCCCATTCATCCGTAAAACGCCATCCAATAGCTGAAGAGAGCAACTCTTTATCAAGAGCTAAATACCCCTCCTCTACTATAGTAATAGCATCGCGCAAGGACTTTCTTTGTCTCTCTATTACCGCTTTTGATACTTTTTCTTCTATAAATTTACGCTCCAGAGCATCAACAGCCCGTTCATATACCCGCTCACGCAACTGTGTGGTAGCATTACCTTGAGCATCAATTGTCTTCTTTAAGATTCTAACAAAATCTACCATAGCCTATACAGTCTTTCTTAAAATCTAAGAGAAAAATTTTCAGCCCACGGATCTCCAACATTTCAGCTTTTTTATCCTCATCTATTAACAATCATTTCCAAAATATAGATTATGTTAAACTGCTTAACACGAACATAAATGTAGTGGATGTACTATCTTTTCCTAATATCCCTAAGACTTTACCTAATTCAAAAATTGACAAACAGAAAGATAAAATCCAATATTCAACGTAGGAGATAACTAATCTGCAAAAGGATCAACAATTAAAACAGTATCATCACGTTCAGGACTTGTTGACAACAGTGCTACCGGTACACCAACAAGTTCCTCAATGCGACGTATGTACTTGATAGCTTGAGGTGGTAATTGCTCCAAACTCAATGTTCCTGCTGTTGTCTCCATCCACCCCTCCAACGTTTCATAAATCGGCTTTACACGGATCTGCGCTTCTGCACAAGAGGGCAGATAATCAATTTTCCTACCATCAATTTCGTAACCAATACAAATTTCAATTTTGTCTAAACCATCCAAAACATCAAGCTTCGTTAAAGCGATACCATGAACGCCACAAATACTAACCATCTGACGTACTAAGACAGAATCAAACCAACCACATCGTCGTTTTCTTCCCGTTACAACACCAAATTCATTTCCGTTCTTTCCAAGAAATTCACCAATAGCATTTACCTGTTCTGTCGGAAACGGTCCCTCTCCTACACGTGTTGTGTAAGCTTTTGTAATTCCCAAAACATAATGAACCGCACCAGGCCCCATACCTGAACCCGTCAAAGCTTGGCTAGCAACTGTATTGGAAGATGTTACATAAGGATAAGTCCCAAAATCATTATCCAATAATGCACCCTGTGCGCCTTCGAAAAGGATGCGTTTCCCCATTTGATTCTTTTCATTTAGAAGACGCCATGTACAATCCATAAAAGGTAAAATTTGATCAGCTGTCTGCATTAATTCATCATAAAGCGTTCCTGGATCCACTTCTGCAATTCCCATACCACGACGTAAAGCATTATGATGTTTTAAAAGACGCTCAACTTTGGTCACGAGTGCATTTTTTTCTAACAAATCTATTATACGGATAGAGCGGCGACCCACCTTATCTTCATAAGCAGGACCAATACCACGCTTTGTTGTTCCAATTGTTAAGCAAGAAACACTATCTTCCCAAACAGCATCAAGATCACGATGTACAGAAAGAATCAAAGAAGCATTTTCAGCAACACGTAAAATTTTTGGCGTAATTTCTACACCTTGATCACGCAATTTTTTTAACTCTGCGACAAAATGATGAGGATCTACAACAACACCGTTACCAATAACAGATAATTTTCCACGCACTAAACCAGATGGCAACAGTGATAATTTATAACTAACTCCTCCAACAACCAGTGTATGGCCCGCATTGTGTCCTCCTTGGTATCTCACCACAACAT of Bartonella ancashensis contains these proteins:
- a CDS encoding RluA family pseudouridine synthase, with the protein product MIQKITDEDALGQRVDQWLTRNIQSELSRSRLQSLIREGHLKINGQPTREPKTKLRPSQLIELTIPVLCNQHPEGENIALDILFEDHHIIVVNKPAGLVVHPGHGNWTGTLVNALIYHCGNSLSGIGGVKRPGIVHRLDKNTSGVMVVAKNDLAHRNLCTQFADHGRTNALNRCYHALIWGSLNRNTGTIDAPIGRSFHDRIKQAVIHNHNAYARHAITHFSVLEKYGIDTDTKSLVSLLECRLETGRTHQIRVHMAHIGHPLVGDTVYGNAFKTKSNKLNLAVKQIVDKFDRHALHAASLTFEHPAQGNIMSFSVPLPQDMAILIENLKKLDQNFL
- a CDS encoding quinone-dependent dihydroorotate dehydrogenase; protein product: MSFFHRIGRSALFMLDPEGAHRLAILGLKSGLGRFQKIVDKRLSVVVTNLNFENFIGLSAGFDKNAEVIDAALGLGFGFTEVGTVTPKPQAGNPKPRLFRLVENEAIINRMGFNNNGHEAVYRRIHASKRLGVVGINIGANKDTVNKIGDYTAGITYFYDVADYFAVNISSPNTPGLRDLQSRDSLRLLIRALSQERNVNREKYGFSVPIFLKIAPDLAENELDDVAEELSSSDFDGLIISNTTCLRKGLKKSVSVDEVGGLSGRPLFELSTIVLAKMRQKMGKDIAIIGVGGVRDAQTALEKIKAGADLIQLYTAMVYEGPGLATDIMKDVLQIMQRDGANTIRDYRDQSVEKWAKYTLPF
- the rpoH gene encoding RNA polymerase sigma factor RpoH translates to MAYVSLPSMTAGDGGISRYLEEIRRFPMLKPKEEYMLAKRYQKYNDLKAAHRLVTSHLRLVAKIAIGYRGYGLPIGEVISEGNIGLMQAVKRFEPERGFRLATYAMWWIKASIQEYVLRSWSLVKVGTTSNQKRLFFNLRKLKSKLQAFDNSDLNAEQVKKIATKLNVTEDEVVSMNHRLSGDVSLNTPLRTGDDERGEWQNLLIDDANSQEQVLIEQDEHNKRRSVLMSAMNILNERERRIFQARRLSDPTLTLEDLSAEFNISRERVRQIEMRAFEKVQNFIKASFLSTPKLRHAKLHHEGANAHI
- a CDS encoding aldehyde dehydrogenase family protein, which gives rise to MLDKRQFYINGTWDNPSIVHDLHVINPSTEEAYAVISIANTDDINRAITAAKEAFQNWKMTSPQQRLAFVEKILKIYEKRSEDMAKTISKEMGAPIDMARNAQTVAGRNNIHDFINIFKNFSFQKPLVQNNENAILQYSPIGVVGLITPWNWPIHQITLKVIPALLAGCTMVLKPSELAPLSAMLFSEILDEANLPAGVFNLINGDGSNVGSYLSSHPDLEMISFTGSTKAGKAVSKNASNTLKKVCLELGGKGANIIFADADTDAIQHGTHHCFNNSGQSCNAPTRMLVENSIYHEAIKIAKNIAERTNVGPNHQPGNHIGPVISKQQYDKIQTLIQSGIDEGAMLITGGTGLPANIQRGYYVRPTIFADVKPHMRIFREEIFGPVLSILPFYTEEEAVTLANDTEYGLTNYIQSQDRRKCQRVAAQLHSGMIEINGHDLPMGSYFGGIKSSGRAREGGTWGIEEFLETKAISYW
- a CDS encoding DNA translocase FtsK codes for the protein MRHLKTQSVSTSLEANKNTEYALEENSSDSTLGMFSYPTVWRKAFALGENVRFTRTPEVEILRRRIQTDPIFSKQFESFSRKKLQRFEKQVPPDKEIAQSPLVQEEDSIQSINHNVSFNYSAALGQSIQQTVSEVTNGYSEKYAPIVQERDVKQKTILFCYLSDDAFFEYESIIQEEENILVTQRVEMSVNSAENKVSLDNFSVYDASITTLYRILKCRFPHSSNAVTSDIFDAHFMKDKFFRGIQTQNTKSISGDDEDFELSQKSSTIDTVIGEVNEIESIVIDKGMNVFCEAIKSAKKGAGALSTMKEEGALQAIDTSSQCSGSAFALGIQSASYNSYEIPSVNLLREPMFQDETIISEEALEQSAGLLETVLEDFGIKGEIIHVHPGPVVTMYEFEPAAGVKSSRVIGLSDDIARSMSAISARVAVIPGRNVIGIELPNEIREIVYLRELIQSGTFCDSQFKLALALGKGINGEAVIAELVKMPHLLVAGTTGSGKSVAINTMILSILYRMTPEQCRLIMIDPKMLELSVYDGIPHLLTPVVTDPKKAVTALKWAVREMEERYHKMAKLGVRNIDGFNARIAHAVEKGETITCTVQSGFDKESGKMLYHEEAIDLEQLPYIVIIVDEMADLMMVAGKEIEGAIQRLAQMARAAGIHLIMATQRPSVDVITGTIKANFPTRISFQVTSKIDSRTILGEQGAETLLGQGDMLYMAGGGRIVRVHGPFVSDNEVEAVVAHLKMQGKPDYLATVTSDDNDGSDVEDTQLSVETSETGNLSDDNERLYTQAIQIVMRDKKCSTSYIQRRLSIGYNKAASLVERMEEEGIVGAANHVGKRTILCDDSN
- the mscL gene encoding large conductance mechanosensitive channel protein MscL yields the protein MLKEFKEFALKGNMIDLAIGVIIGSAFGSLVNSIVNDIFMPVIGLITGGIDFSNMFFQLAGEKKMTLNAAKEAGATISYGNFITLLINFLIISWILFCFAKVINKIHQKQEATKKQKEISREEQLLSEIRDLLAQKNK
- a CDS encoding adenylosuccinate synthase yields the protein MANVVVVGTQWGDEGKGKIVDWLSEQADVVVRYQGGHNAGHTLVVGGVSYKLSLLPSGLVRGKLSVIGNGVVVDPHHFVAELKKLRDQGVEITPKILRVAENASLILSVHRDLDAVWEDSVSCLTIGTTKRGIGPAYEDKVGRRSIRIIDLLEKNALVTKVERLLKHHNALRRGMGIAEVDPGTLYDELMQTADQILPFMDCTWRLLNEKNQMGKRILFEGAQGALLDNDFGTYPYVTSSNTVASQALTGSGMGPGAVHYVLGITKAYTTRVGEGPFPTEQVNAIGEFLGKNGNEFGVVTGRKRRCGWFDSVLVRQMVSICGVHGIALTKLDVLDGLDKIEICIGYEIDGRKIDYLPSCAEAQIRVKPIYETLEGWMETTAGTLSLEQLPPQAIKYIRRIEELVGVPVALLSTSPERDDTVLIVDPFAD